Proteins from one Podospora pseudocomata strain CBS 415.72m chromosome 4, whole genome shotgun sequence genomic window:
- the GIT2 gene encoding glycerophosphoinositol permease (EggNog:ENOG503NUIA; COG:P) yields the protein MKEESADSGASSDQNPPPKVPLSSSSPPTHTQNENPLAVSSSEAPNDKTLWQKLLPVVACGAGLFSDGYINNVIGSVITVLAIQYGPLWSTSTAKSYLSAIAFAGTVVGQLLFGYLSDKWSRTNSLLLSTLILILFTALSTGSYYKGDAVGMFNVLTAWRFFVGIGIGGEYPAGSVAAAESSGELRKGTRNMWFIFFTNSMIDWGFVMGAFVPWLVAAACHNTNLEVIWRTSLGIGVVFPLSLFVLRFFLKEPEEFQKHSMKHARTPYRLVFRFYGWRLFVVSSIWFLYDFSAYSFSIYSSTILANIFDGDSAPLTTVFGWNTVINLFYIPGTMLGAPVSDLLGPKRALAVGVLLQGVVGFVMAGCYPYLARPGVVGGFAVVFGIFQSLGELGPGNNIGVLAAKTCATGVRGQYYGVAAAVGKLGAFVGTYVFPYIVKAGGGSEVLSAQYPFYVSSAGCVLSAVLCWVWVPRVEQDMIRDEDERFRGFLEENGYDTGQLGLRKDRAAVLVEEGK from the exons ATGAAGGAAGAAAGCGCCGATTCGGGCGCCAGCTCGGaccaaaaccctcctccgaaagtccccctctcctcgtcaagcCCACCGACTCATACCCAAAACGAGAACCCCCTCGCCGTCAGCAGCAGTGAAGCTCCAAATGACAAAACGCTCTGGCAAAAGCTCCTCCCCGTCGTCGCCTGCGGAGCAGGGTTGTTTTCTGACGGGTATATCAACAAC GTGATCGGCTCCGTCATAACCGTCCTCGCAATCCAGTACGGCCCCCTCTGGTCCACCTCCACAGCCAAATCCTACCTCAGCGCCATCGCCTTCGCCGGAACGGTGGTGGGGCAGTTGCTGTTTGGGTATCTGAGTGATAAGTGGTCGAGGACAAACTCACTGTTGCTGTCGACGCTGATCCTGATCTTGTTCACGGCGTTGAGCACGGGGAGTTACTACAAAGGGGACGCGGTGGGCATGTTCAACGTGCTGACGGCGTGGAGGTTTTTTGTCGGGATCGGGATCGGGGGGGAGTACCCTGCGGGAAGCGTCGCGGCGGCCGAGTCGTCAGGGGAGCTGAGGAAGGGAACGAGGAATATGTGGTTCATTTTTTTTACGAACAGCATGATTGACTGG GGCTTCGTGATGGGGGCTTTTGTCCCCTGGCTTGTGGCGGCCGCGTgccacaacaccaacctggaagttATTTGGAGGACGAGTCTCGGGATCGGGGTGGTGTTTCCGCTCAGCCTGTTTGTCCTGAGGTTTTTCCTCAAGGAGCCAGAGGAGTTCCAGAAGCACTCGATGAAGCACGCGCGCACGCCGTACAGGCTTGTGTTTAGGTTTTATGGTTGGAGGCTGTTTGTCGTCAGTTCTATCTGGTTTCTGTACGACTTTTCGGCGTACTCGTTTTCGATCTACTCGAGCACGATCCTGGCGAACATTTTTGACGGGGACTCTGCGCCGCTGACGACGGTTTTTGGGTGGAACACGGTGATCAACCTGTTTTACATCCCGGGCACGATGCTGGGCGCTCCGGTGTCTGACTTGTTGGGTCCTAAGAGGGCGCTTGCGGTTGGGGTTTTGCTccagggggttgttgggtttgtgATGGCGGGTTGTTACCCCTATCTGGCGaggccgggggtggtgggagggtttgcggtggtgtttgggatcTTTCAGAGCctgggggagctggggccGGGGAACAATATTGGGGTGTTGGCTGCGAAGACTTGTGCtacgggggtgagggggcaGTATTATGGGGTTGCGGCTGCGGTTGGAAAGCTGGGGGCTTTTGTGGGGACCTATGTATTTCCGTATATTGTCAAggctgggggggggagcGAGGTGCTGTCGGCCCAGTATCCGTTTTATGTGTCGAGCGCGGGGTGTGTGTTGAGTGCGGTGCTGTGCTGGGTTTGGGTGCCGAGGGTGGAGCAAGACATGATcagggatgaggatgagaggttcagggggtttttggaggagaaTGGGTATGATACTGGGCAGctggggttgaggaaggatAGGGCGGCGGttttggttgaggaggggaagtgA
- a CDS encoding hypothetical protein (EggNog:ENOG503PEC7), with translation MMGWGSSSRWLAIARTLQLAAALVSTALHGFNTIWIHVKKLGMTQHMVILELLIVLITVYTTIAILVQHYNWRSITEPWLVAFVVLDLIFCAMTMVIISLLAWNGLPVSCVGLTRPKEYLAGDALNGFSTNGFTDGNQNMPGELDKFCPLERAYFGFAHALVFFYIATIVLNIVRILELKYIKIGSSGEEEEVNLKAVKDLEEPSPISSAARVNLAPPAPPSEGIVSRTASLRSTTTASTSRPAYSAVPARAHTAAIPRRPVGAGGAVPSPHRRPQSDAFNRVSLDEDSDNAEAALVSDGMRHQHRQPPSRDYVPHPPHQQQYPHPHNHHRMPSLLEEDQMTTTSDMEHALVSDGMRPSAPMLPPYEPGNRRTSIGG, from the exons atgatgggttgggggtcaTCTTCAAGATGGCTTGCCATCGCCCGAACACTGCAGCTTGCTGCGGCTTTAGTATCGACCGCTCTACATGGCTTCAACACCATATGGATTCATGTCAAGAAGCTTGGTATGACACAGCACATGGTCATCCTTGAGCTGTTG atcgtcctcatcaccgtgtacaccaccatcgccattTTGGTTCAACACTACAACTGGCGTTCCATAACGGAGCCATGGCTGGTTGCTTTTGTGGTTCTCGACTTGATCTTTTGCGCCATGACGATGGTCATCATATCCTTGCTTGCCTGGAATGGCCTTCCTGTCAGTTGTGTCGGCCTCACGCGGCCAAAGGAGTATCTGGCCGGCGATGCCCTGAACGGGTTCTCGACTAATGGCTTCACTGACGGGAACCAAAACATGCCCGGGGAACTAGACAAGTTCTGCCCTCTGGAGCGCGCATATTTTGGGTTCGCCCACGCTTTGGTCTTCTTTTACATTGCGACCATTGTCCTCAACATCGTCCGCATCTTGGAGCTCAAGTATATCAAGATTGGCAGttcgggggaggaagaggaggtgaaTCTTAAGGCGGTCAAGGACCTCGAGGAGCCATCACCCATCTCCAGCGCCGCAAGAGTCAATCTGgcgccaccagcaccaccaagcgAAGGCATCGTTTCACGCACTGCTTCTCTTCGAAGCACCACGACGGCCTCAACATCGCGCCCCGCTTACTCGGCGGTTCCTGCTCGGGCTCACACAGCCGCCATCCCACGGCGACCCGTGGGAGCAGGCGGTGCGGTGCCATCGCCACACCGACGGCCGCAGTCGGATGCTTTCAACCGAGTCTCTTTGGACGAAGATAGCGATAATGCCGAAGCAGCGTTGGTGTCAGACGGCATGAGGCATCAGCACCGACAACCACCTTCGAGAGACTACGtccctcacccaccacatcaacagcagTACCCGCACCCACATAATCACCACCGGATGCCCAGTTTGCTCGAGGAGGACCAGATGACGACCACGTCTGATATGGAACACGCGTTGGTGTCGGATGGGATGAGGCCATCAGCACCCATGCTTCCACCGTATGAACCGGGCAATAGACGGACCAGTATAGGTGGTTAG
- a CDS encoding hypothetical protein (EggNog:ENOG503PQSD) translates to MVAILYFRLYCKKKEEEEEEEEEEEEEEETILQAAATTNEMATDTLQSNNENEKRSTTSCCNKSGRRRRNWPFLWLTAIRTCQLAYFAHLHAVVFLFDQTGYYNGMWAWYSSPGDDERSKAGMRWARALSLLNLIYILITFIFSLMFRNLDPKKWRLFGIHTFFGDLLMAWSLLHILRVLHPSYTNYCYDVPRKFDYENQGILTYLGKGQFNKERYLTCALLDSIFTLGAIPALSHIASIIATTCNIRRATNQQQVEVYPKEEGAVDIEQGTMIIPPAAEPSRSQSPVSSLSRGPSPPPSYRSRSSSGATEAGRPPSYRSAPSVRARASMETVSSVDPDSYLVSDGWRAPEHPPVYSSRPPSLRDGQV, encoded by the exons ATGGTCGCCATCCTCTACTTTCGTCTCTATTgcaagaagaaagaagaagaagaagaagaagaagaagaagaagaagaagaagaagaaaccaTTCTTCAGGCCGCCGCCACAACCAACGAAATGGCTACTGACACTCTCCAAAGCAACAACGAGAATGAGAAACGTAGCACCACCTCATGCTGCAACAAGTCAGGCCGCCGTCGTCGCAACTGGCCATTTCTCTGGCTGACCGCCATCCGTACCTGTCAACTGGCCTACTTTGCCCATCTCCACGCCGTAGTCTTCTTGTTCGACCAGACTGGCTATTACAATGGCATGTGGGCATGGTACTCCTCCCCAGGTGACGATGAGCGATCAAAAGCCGGCATGCGCTGGGCGCGGGCATTG TCTCTCCTAAACCTAATCTACATCCTCATAACCTTTATCTTCTCCCTCATGTTCCGCAACCTCGACCCCAAAAAGTGGCGCCTCTTCGGCATCCACACCTTCTTCGGTGATCTACTCATGGCATGGTCTCTCCTTCACATCCTCCGAGTCTTGCATCCTTCTTACACCAACTACTGCTACGATGTCCCCCGCAAGTTTG ACTACGAAAACCAAGGCATCCTCACCTACCTTGGCAAAGGCCAATTTAACAAAGAACGGTACCTAACCTGCGCCCTCCTCGACTCAATCTTCACCCTCGGCGCCATCCCCGCCTTGTCTCACATCGcctccatcatcgccaccacTTGCAACATCCGCCGCGCCACCAACCAGCAACAGGTCGAGGTCTaccccaaggaggagggtgcggTCGACATCGAGCAGGGCACGATGATCATCCCGCCAGCTGCCGAGCCATCCCGTTCCCAGTCTCCTGTCTCCTCATTATCCAGGggtccatcaccaccgccgtcgtACCGTTCCCGATCCAGCTCTGGAGCAACAGAAGCCGGCCGTCCCCCAAGCTACAGGTCAGCGCCGTCAGTCAGAGCCCGAGCGTCAATGGAGACCGTGTCGTCTGTTGATCCTGATTCCTATCTTGTATCTGATGGGTGGAGGGCGCCGGAGCACCCACCAGTATATTCCAGCAGACCGCCAAGTTTGCGGGATGGACAGGTTTAG
- the ESC4 gene encoding regulator of Ty1 Transposition (COG:L; EggNog:ENOG503NXVY), whose translation MAEQHEKAPLLADCAIAFVQSKQLSSQLISILSDVAREHGAEVLEPDRQGKIRWKKATHIISNTIDFEEYTESLAAMVPVVKSDWIRVSIHRRKLAQLRPYSPDPRMIFSSVTVTCADIPTLDKEAICGGVLALGGMESKDLNKLTTHICALTLEHPKCQEALEKKLKAKIVLPHWFDDCFRLGKRIDEGPYLLPDPEVLRTASEEPVKIPSSQQLEGASSAVPSGPYEPQGGEKLVVFSQKKVLLGDDLPINDSTRKTIGEKIARGGGEVVGSVEECNTFVGHYRDGEQYVRASQMGKDVGNLAWLYYLIVYNEWTSPLRRLLHYPVPREPLPGFKDLKITLSNYGGEARIYLENLVTAAGATYTRTMKAENTHLITARLHSEKCEAAKDWNIEIVNHLWIEESYVACQALALNDDKYKAWPRRTNLGEVIGKTFLDETVLRNLYYPGEEHMDAAAKKKKRVAAAAQTNALTMNLDKDFGTMQDSFMADSSPAPAAPATAKKGRKPKAAAAAAPTAANLVTPAKGRHLRTGKENDTPSVLSSGSRSAKAAALSKLQDIAPDLALYEKEKRRPLKDGVWGGKRAMDQIDKERSTRSSSPAGHADADDDEEEEETGEKSRPSKRPRLSLPNVTMRICATGYKRWVGNKNLEDSDRKKLRNLGVTLVQDTQPCDYLAAPKVVRTMKFLKCLAKGAEIINTSFLDACLETNKRPPVEDHFLVDEENEKKFNINLGTSVGRARANKGKLLWNVPIYCTADIKNGVENFKAIAEANGAIFKIYRARSGTTIKPTTAEEDGGADPDPVYLLSGTTPGEKALWPKFEEMAVNGHCEPRVVNGDWLLDVAMRQELTFDKKYLWKGQEEAGGGGA comes from the exons ATGGCGGAACAGCATGAGAAGGCCCCATTGCTCGCCGACTGCGCTATCGCTTTCGTGCAAAGCAAGCAGCTCTCGAGCCAACTAATCTCCATT CTATCCGATGTCGCAAGAGAACACGGCGCCGAAGTGCTAGAGCCAGATCGCCAGGGAAAGATCCGGTGGAAGAAAGCCACCCACATTATTTCGAACACGATTGACTTTGAAGAATACACCGAGTCGCTGGCCGCCATGGTGCCCGTGGTCAAGTCGGACTGGATCAGAGTCAGCATTCATCGCAGAAAGCTGGCGCAGTTACGGCCCTACTCGCCAGATCCCCGCATGATCTTCTCAAGCGTGACCGTCACTTGCGCCGACATCCCAACCCTAGACAAGGAGGCAATCTGTGGTGGCGTTTTGGCCCTCGGGGGCATGGAGTCCAAGGATCTAAACAAGTTAACCACCCACATTTGCGCTCTCACACTGGAACACCCAAAGTGTCAGGAGGCGCTcgagaagaagttgaaggcCAAGATTGTCCTTCCTCATTG GTTCGACGACTGCTTCCGTCTGGGCAAACGAATCGACGAAGGTCCATATCTCCTCCCCGACCCGGAAGTCTTGCGCACTGCCTCCGAAGAACCGGTGAAAATCCCAAGTAGCCAGCAACTTGAGGGTGCTAGCTCTGCTGTCCCCAGTGGCCCATACGAACcgcaggggggggagaagctCGTGGTGTTTTCGCAGAAGAAGGTTCTGTTGGGCGacgacctccccatcaacgACTCGACCCGTAAGACCATTGGCGAGAAGATTGCAAGAGGTGGAGGCGAGGTTGTGGGGTCGGTTGAAGAGTGCAATACCTTTGTCGGTCACTACCGTGATGGCGAGCAATACGTCAGGGCGTCACAAATGGGCAAAGACGTCGGCAACTTGGCGTGGCTCTACTATTTGATTGTGTACAACGAGTGGACTTCGCCGCTTCGGCGCTTGCTTCATTACCCAGTTCCAAGAGAACCTCTGCCAGGATTTAAGGACCTAAAGATCACACTCTCCAACTACGGTGGTGAGGCCCGTATCTACCTGGAGAACCTCGTCACGGCTGCCGGTGCTACATATACCCGAACGATGAAGGCAGAGAATACACATCTCATCACGGCTCGCCTGCATAGCGAGAAGTGTGAAGCTGCCAAGGACTGGAACATCGAGATCGTCAACCACCTCTGGATCGAGGAGAGCTATGTTGCCTGCCAGGCTCTGGCTCTCAACGACGACAAGTACAAAGCATGGCCTCGGCGAACGAATCTTGGCGAAGTTATTGGCAAAACCTTCCTCGATGAGACTGTGCTCCGCAATCTGTACTACCCAGGAGAGGAACACATGGATGCGgcagcaaagaagaagaagagagtgGCCGCAGCGGCGCAAACGAACGCGCTCACCATGAACCTGGACAAGGACTTTGGCACCATGCAAGACTCGTTCATGGCGGATTCGAGCCCAGCGCCTGCTGCACCGGCAACGGCGAAGAAGGGGCGAAAGCCAAaggcggcggctgctgccgcccCAACCGCGGCCAACCTTGTCACGCCAGCCAAGGGTCGTCATCTTCGCACAGGGAAGGAGAATGATACCCCCTCCGTCCTATCAAGCGGCAGCCGGAGTGCCAAAGCAGCTGCGCTCTCCAAGCTTCAGGACATTGCTCCGGATCTGGCGTTGTatgagaaggaaaagaggaggCCACTGAAGgatggggtttggggtggtAAGAGGGCGATGGATCAGATTGACAAGGAGAGAAGCACGAGAAGCTCTAGTCCGGCCGGCCATGCTGatgcggatgatgatgaagaggaagaggagaccGGTGAGAAGAGCAGGCCGTCCAAGAGGCCGAGGTTATCGCTGCCGAATGTCACGATGAGGATTTGTGCGACGGGGTACAAGAGATGGGTAGGGAATAAGAACTTGGAGGATTCGGACCGG AAGAAACTGCGCAACCTCGGCGTCACCCTGGTGCAAGACACCCAACCGTGCGACTACCTCGCCGCCCCCAAAGTCGTCCGCACGATGAAATTCCTCAAGTGCCTAGCCAAGGGCGCGGAAATAATCAACACTTCGTTCCTCGACGCCTGCCTTGAGACGAACAAGCGTCCGCCAGTGGAGGACCACTTTTTGGTTGACGAGGAAAACGAAAAGAagttcaacatcaacctcggGACGTCTGTCGGGCGCGCGCGCGCGAATAAAGGGAAGCTCCTGTGGAATGTGCCGATTTATTGCACGGCGGACATCAAGAACGGGGTGGAGAACTTTAAAGCCATTGCGGAGGCGAACGGGGCGATATTCAAGATTTATAGGGCGAGGAGCGGGACGACGATCAAGCCGacgacggcggaggaggatgggggggcggACCCGGACCCGGTGTATTTGCTGAGCGGGACCACGCcgggggagaaggcgctGTGGCCCAAGTTCGAGGAGATGGCCGTTAATGGGCACTGCGagccgagggtggtgaatgggGATTGGTTGTTGGATGTGGCGATGAGGCAGGAGTTGACGTTTGATAAGAAGTATCTTTGGaaggggcaggaggaggccggggggggaggggcgtgA